In Nonomuraea sp. NBC_00507, the following are encoded in one genomic region:
- a CDS encoding NAD-dependent epimerase/dehydratase family protein, translated as MAAHAETRPTVVVTGGLGRVAQLIRPALASRYRLRLLDREAYTAEDYVRADLTEPGAAIEALHGAAALVHLAGSANPRIGWDQAYRANIVSTQWLLDAAAATGVPRVVLASSVHAIGEYNRAQYRPVPHDVPPWPCCPYGLSKVVIETLGRHHAESTGASVICLRLGLVGWPLVEERHLGMWLSDGDAVQLFEAALTAPVPYGVYTGVSANSRHHWDITRARDELGYHPRDDSESQAVGAGPPTEVLCRLFDETENTIPGGGVR; from the coding sequence TTGGCCGCTCATGCTGAGACCCGCCCCACGGTGGTGGTCACCGGCGGGCTGGGCCGGGTGGCGCAGCTGATCCGTCCCGCGCTGGCATCTCGCTATCGCCTCCGTCTGCTCGACCGGGAGGCGTACACCGCCGAGGACTACGTCCGAGCGGATCTCACCGAACCGGGTGCCGCCATCGAGGCGCTACACGGTGCGGCGGCTCTGGTGCACCTGGCCGGGTCGGCCAATCCACGCATCGGCTGGGATCAGGCGTACCGGGCCAACATCGTCAGCACTCAGTGGCTCCTGGACGCTGCCGCAGCCACGGGAGTGCCTCGCGTGGTGCTGGCCAGCTCCGTGCACGCCATCGGAGAGTACAACCGCGCGCAGTACCGGCCGGTCCCACACGACGTTCCTCCGTGGCCGTGTTGCCCGTACGGATTGAGCAAGGTGGTGATCGAGACGCTGGGCCGCCATCACGCCGAGTCGACCGGCGCCAGCGTGATCTGCCTGCGACTGGGCCTGGTCGGCTGGCCGCTGGTGGAGGAACGGCATCTGGGCATGTGGCTGTCTGATGGCGACGCCGTCCAGCTGTTCGAGGCAGCCCTGACCGCTCCTGTCCCCTACGGGGTTTACACCGGCGTATCCGCCAACTCCCGCCATCACTGGGACATTACTCGAGCTCGCGATGAGTTGGGCTACCACCCCCGCGACGACAGCGAATCACAAGCCGTCGGTGCCGGCCCTCCGACCGAGGTGCTGTGCCGGCTGTTCGACGAGACCGAAAACACCATCCCTGGAGGGGGAGTCCGATGA
- a CDS encoding ABC transporter substrate-binding protein, producing the protein MSTTRRRALAGIATLALGAVVAGCGQPSSGGGNAGAFTYWSMWRVDEPQAKVIKAAIDKFQAETGVKVTVEWQGRDVRQKIGPAIAAGKAPDLWDQGADVVATTALAGQAADLSSVYDSEVPGEGKKVSEIIDAKYVEGLPKDPAGVNKWLVPYELVSAGFFYNAADPDLATPPGTWEELIKLCDTLKAKGKACLASDGDSAWENFLTLDYLLVRDNGAGTLRKIFEDKTGGGWDNPGALESVKRVEQLVKGGYLIEGYDASKYPAQQTNWAKGKAALLMQGSWVPTEVKPLVGADWKTGYFPMPTTKGGNTEVDAILFGFSVPKKAKNPDPAKRFISYFLKKERLEKIATEAGNITPRADIPAPAGLQDVQKALSEEPVRWIMDNVPGEYGDKVVFPVFLELWHGKITAEQFVAKAKAAHVQYWKVAG; encoded by the coding sequence ATGAGCACAACCCGACGTCGCGCGCTGGCGGGGATCGCCACGCTCGCATTAGGGGCGGTAGTGGCCGGTTGCGGTCAGCCCAGTAGCGGCGGCGGTAACGCCGGCGCGTTCACCTACTGGTCGATGTGGCGGGTGGACGAGCCGCAGGCCAAGGTGATCAAGGCGGCCATCGACAAGTTCCAGGCCGAGACCGGCGTCAAGGTGACGGTTGAGTGGCAGGGCCGGGACGTCCGGCAGAAGATCGGTCCCGCGATCGCCGCCGGCAAGGCACCCGACCTGTGGGACCAGGGAGCGGACGTGGTCGCCACCACCGCGCTGGCCGGACAGGCCGCCGACCTGTCCTCGGTCTACGACTCCGAGGTGCCCGGCGAGGGCAAGAAGGTATCGGAGATCATCGACGCCAAGTACGTCGAGGGGCTGCCGAAGGACCCGGCGGGCGTCAACAAGTGGCTCGTGCCGTACGAGCTGGTCTCCGCCGGCTTCTTCTACAACGCGGCCGACCCCGACCTGGCCACGCCGCCCGGCACGTGGGAGGAGCTCATCAAGCTCTGCGACACCCTCAAGGCCAAGGGCAAAGCGTGCCTGGCCTCCGACGGAGATTCGGCTTGGGAGAACTTCCTGACCCTCGACTACCTGCTGGTCCGCGACAACGGCGCCGGCACGCTCAGGAAGATCTTCGAAGACAAGACCGGCGGCGGCTGGGACAACCCCGGCGCTCTGGAGTCGGTCAAGCGGGTGGAGCAGCTGGTCAAGGGCGGCTACCTGATCGAGGGGTACGACGCCAGCAAGTACCCTGCCCAGCAGACCAACTGGGCCAAGGGCAAGGCCGCCCTCCTCATGCAGGGCAGCTGGGTGCCCACCGAGGTCAAGCCGCTCGTCGGCGCCGACTGGAAGACGGGCTACTTCCCGATGCCCACCACCAAGGGCGGCAACACCGAGGTCGATGCCATCCTGTTCGGCTTCTCGGTGCCGAAGAAGGCGAAGAACCCTGACCCGGCCAAGCGGTTCATCTCCTACTTCCTGAAGAAGGAACGCCTGGAGAAGATCGCCACCGAGGCCGGCAACATCACTCCCCGCGCGGACATCCCCGCCCCTGCCGGCTTGCAAGACGTGCAGAAGGCACTCAGCGAGGAACCCGTCCGGTGGATCATGGACAACGTTCCCGGTGAATACGGCGACAAGGTCGTCTTCCCGGTCTTCTTGGAGCTCTGGCACGGCAAGATCACTGCGGAGCAGTTCGTGGCCAAGGCCAAGGCGGCCCATGTCCAGTACTGGAAGGTCGCGGGTTGA
- a CDS encoding carbohydrate ABC transporter permease, with the protein MASSLTTRRPGAAHAAPRVRGRGRAPLDRERRRLFWPFVLPAVLTYGALFLAPIAYAAWTSLYKWDGMGDKQWRGLDNYRMLWDDPTFTTSVGNTLKILVVGGLTTFVLSFALTLVLREMKAKLFARSVLFFPCLVNALVFGAVAGFVFSPDGPVNVVLGWAGVDTPPKWLSTDNIFSLIIATTIWTATGYYTTILMAAVDQIPRYLYEAAELEGATAWQQLRLVTIPLAWDVITVCAVLWTVSSVKVFELILLFGGSTSGQPPTQTWTTAMYVYVSAFPTGSVPKLGLASAAALVSLLMVGLFTVVLRRLMRRDPIQY; encoded by the coding sequence ATGGCGTCCTCCCTGACGACCCGGCGCCCGGGGGCGGCGCACGCCGCCCCCCGGGTCCGGGGGCGTGGGCGAGCTCCGCTGGACCGGGAGCGGCGGCGGTTGTTCTGGCCGTTCGTCCTGCCTGCCGTGCTCACGTACGGCGCGCTGTTCCTGGCCCCCATCGCATACGCGGCTTGGACAAGCCTGTACAAGTGGGACGGAATGGGAGACAAGCAGTGGCGAGGCCTGGATAACTACCGGATGCTCTGGGATGATCCGACCTTCACCACCTCGGTGGGCAACACCCTGAAGATTCTCGTCGTCGGCGGCCTGACCACCTTTGTCCTCAGCTTCGCGCTCACGCTGGTGCTGCGTGAGATGAAGGCCAAGCTGTTCGCCCGATCGGTGCTCTTCTTTCCCTGTCTGGTCAACGCGCTGGTCTTCGGCGCGGTGGCCGGCTTCGTCTTCAGCCCTGACGGCCCCGTCAACGTGGTGCTCGGCTGGGCCGGGGTGGACACCCCGCCCAAGTGGCTGTCGACCGACAACATCTTCTCGCTGATCATCGCCACGACGATCTGGACCGCAACCGGCTACTACACGACCATTCTCATGGCCGCCGTGGACCAGATCCCCCGCTACCTGTATGAGGCGGCCGAGTTGGAGGGCGCGACGGCCTGGCAGCAGCTACGGCTCGTGACCATCCCGCTGGCCTGGGATGTGATCACGGTATGCGCGGTGCTGTGGACCGTGTCGTCGGTGAAGGTCTTCGAGCTGATCCTGCTGTTCGGCGGAAGCACCTCGGGCCAGCCGCCGACGCAGACCTGGACCACAGCCATGTACGTCTACGTCTCGGCCTTCCCGACCGGGTCTGTCCCCAAGCTCGGGCTCGCCTCCGCGGCCGCCCTGGTCAGTCTGCTCATGGTCGGCCTGTTCACCGTAGTGCTACGCCGCCTGATGCGGCGTGACCCGATCCAGTACTAG
- a CDS encoding carbohydrate ABC transporter permease, whose protein sequence is MNRFPVRGVGLTLVWLIVIADLLLLLWIFLTSLRETGDIFDRPFAPPSAIELGNYANAWTSGGFGAAALSSVMVSVISSVAAVAISAPAAYMLARRRTKVSGAITMSFIMGLGVPGQVLLVPLFVGLAAVDLVDSYTGLILIYVALALPFTVYLLTGFFSGVPMVLEEAASIDGAGPLYMFRRVILPVARGGLITAFLLQFIGAWNETLFAIAFMQSDDKITLPVALVNFVKMQQLNGLDWGTMFAGMCIILAPMVALFAWMGSRIIEGMTVGIGK, encoded by the coding sequence GTGAATCGATTCCCAGTGCGCGGGGTCGGCCTGACGCTGGTCTGGCTGATTGTGATCGCGGACCTCCTGCTGCTTTTGTGGATCTTTCTTACGTCGCTGCGGGAGACCGGCGACATCTTCGACCGCCCGTTCGCGCCGCCGAGTGCGATCGAGCTGGGCAACTATGCCAATGCCTGGACCAGCGGCGGCTTCGGCGCCGCCGCGCTGAGCAGCGTCATGGTCTCGGTGATCTCGTCCGTGGCCGCGGTGGCGATCTCGGCGCCCGCCGCCTACATGCTGGCGCGCCGCCGTACCAAGGTCTCGGGCGCGATCACCATGTCGTTCATCATGGGCCTGGGCGTGCCGGGGCAGGTGCTGCTGGTCCCGCTGTTCGTCGGGCTGGCCGCCGTGGACCTGGTCGACTCCTACACCGGACTCATCCTCATCTACGTGGCGCTGGCCCTGCCGTTCACCGTCTACCTGCTGACCGGGTTCTTCTCCGGCGTCCCCATGGTGCTGGAGGAGGCGGCCTCCATCGACGGGGCCGGTCCCTTGTACATGTTCAGGCGGGTGATCCTCCCCGTGGCCAGGGGCGGATTGATCACCGCGTTCCTGCTGCAGTTCATCGGCGCGTGGAATGAGACGCTCTTCGCGATCGCCTTCATGCAGAGTGACGACAAGATCACCCTGCCGGTGGCGCTGGTCAACTTCGTGAAGATGCAGCAGCTCAACGGGCTGGACTGGGGGACCATGTTCGCCGGAATGTGCATCATCCTGGCCCCGATGGTGGCGCTGTTCGCCTGGATGGGCAGCCGCATCATCGAAGGCATGACCGTGGGGATCGGCAAGTAG
- a CDS encoding peroxiredoxin family protein, whose product MTIPRTVLAITVALALACAPGCAAPPVPSVGGTPVALSITLLDGRRGQFPARGPLLLAFLDPTAPAGFASRSQIPVLRSMATQYGHAGLSILIVDATGRAGADDLVNFSHDWNLRPPSIAIAAPTETATLARAYGVATAPDTLLVTADGVIRHRWRGTVAAAQDLALTLQALLPPPPPHARRHPHVRPTSQVADGLRCPHHARHRHCADRRGRVQPRGRRHGLLRRLLRSRQWLRHGGQPLEHPVQRHLPHVQCG is encoded by the coding sequence ATGACGATCCCGCGTACCGTCCTCGCCATCACTGTGGCACTCGCGCTCGCCTGCGCGCCGGGATGCGCCGCGCCACCCGTTCCCTCGGTCGGCGGCACCCCCGTGGCGCTGTCGATCACGCTACTGGACGGCCGTCGCGGCCAATTCCCGGCCAGAGGCCCGCTGCTGCTGGCGTTCCTCGACCCCACCGCGCCGGCCGGTTTCGCCTCTCGCAGCCAGATCCCCGTCCTGCGCAGCATGGCCACCCAATACGGCCATGCGGGCCTCAGCATCCTCATCGTCGACGCCACCGGCCGGGCGGGCGCAGACGACTTGGTCAACTTCAGCCACGACTGGAACCTGCGCCCACCTTCCATCGCCATTGCCGCGCCCACCGAAACCGCAACTCTCGCCCGGGCCTATGGGGTGGCCACCGCGCCGGACACGCTGCTCGTCACCGCCGACGGCGTCATCCGGCACCGCTGGCGCGGCACTGTAGCCGCCGCTCAGGACCTCGCCCTCACCCTGCAAGCCCTGCTGCCCCCGCCACCTCCACACGCTAGGAGACACCCCCATGTCCGTCCCACCTCCCAGGTGGCGGACGGCCTTCGCTGTCCTCACCACGCTCGCCACCGCCACTGTGCTGACCGCCGTGGCCGCGTCCAGCCCCGCGGCCGCCGCCACGGCCTTCTACGTCGACTGCTCCGCAGCCGGCAATGGCTCCGGCACGGAGGCCAGCCCCTGGAACACCCTGTCCAGCGTCACCTACCGCACGTTCAGTGCGGGTGA
- a CDS encoding carbohydrate binding domain-containing protein: MHNQQYWEIRNLEVTNKGAAVDNRRGVYITLEDIGTGTYYRLTNLTVHDVNGDDTKDLGGSSGIHFDVLGNKTKTKFDDVVLDGNEVYAVDRSGINMSTTWKCRATTNWDRCPDRVDNYYPWTRFIVRNNTVHDTGGDGVVMQYTQNGLAEHNVLYDIAMRSPKANAGLWAWNADNVTFQFNEVYRVRRAPGTNDGNAFDADYGTKGTLYQYNYSHDNEGGMILYCGCGGGTSETRDAVARYNVSQNDKSRIIMGAGAIGDSAFYNNTVYLPPGSTTKIIEEYSSGTHLTIANNIIVNHGSGGYSYTADHYKFANNILYGNHPGGPSGQLATDPKLVAPGGNSVTGYQIAADSPAIGAGQVIAGNGGRDYWGNRVSAVCAPDIGAHQRSTQNDATCGTVSNGGFETGSLSPWYAWNGASVVTGNAHSGTQALRVGPAPASAEQRITVSPNTTYRLAGWAKTATAGEEVHIGVKNYGGAAAYKSITDTAYTNGSVFFTTGSGNTQATIYCYKHTGSGYAYCDDITVTKS, from the coding sequence CTGCACAACCAGCAGTACTGGGAGATCCGCAACCTCGAGGTCACCAACAAGGGCGCCGCCGTCGACAACCGCCGCGGCGTCTACATAACGCTCGAGGACATCGGCACCGGTACGTACTACCGGCTCACCAACCTCACGGTGCATGACGTCAACGGCGACGACACCAAGGATCTGGGCGGCAGCTCCGGCATCCATTTCGACGTGCTGGGCAACAAGACCAAGACCAAGTTCGACGACGTCGTCCTCGATGGCAACGAGGTCTATGCCGTCGACCGGTCCGGCATCAACATGTCGACCACGTGGAAATGCCGCGCCACGACGAACTGGGACCGCTGCCCGGACCGCGTGGACAATTACTACCCGTGGACGCGCTTCATCGTCCGCAACAACACTGTGCACGACACCGGCGGCGACGGTGTCGTCATGCAGTACACCCAGAATGGGCTCGCCGAGCACAACGTCCTCTACGACATCGCCATGCGGTCGCCCAAGGCCAACGCCGGCCTCTGGGCGTGGAACGCCGACAACGTCACCTTCCAGTTCAACGAGGTCTACCGTGTACGGCGCGCGCCTGGCACCAATGACGGCAACGCCTTCGACGCCGACTACGGCACCAAGGGAACGCTCTACCAGTACAACTACAGCCACGACAACGAGGGCGGAATGATCCTCTACTGCGGCTGCGGCGGCGGGACATCCGAGACGCGCGACGCCGTGGCCCGCTACAACGTCAGCCAGAACGACAAGTCCCGGATCATCATGGGCGCCGGCGCCATCGGCGACTCCGCCTTCTACAACAACACCGTCTACCTGCCCCCGGGCTCCACCACGAAAATCATTGAGGAGTACAGCTCCGGCACGCACCTGACCATCGCAAACAACATCATCGTCAACCACGGCAGCGGCGGATACAGCTATACGGCCGACCACTACAAGTTCGCCAACAACATCCTCTACGGCAACCATCCCGGAGGACCTTCAGGTCAGCTCGCCACTGATCCTAAGCTCGTGGCCCCCGGCGGGAACTCTGTAACCGGCTACCAGATCGCCGCCGACTCGCCGGCGATCGGCGCCGGGCAGGTCATCGCCGGCAACGGCGGTCGTGACTACTGGGGCAACCGGGTATCGGCCGTCTGCGCGCCCGACATCGGCGCCCACCAGCGCTCGACCCAGAACGACGCCACCTGCGGCACCGTCAGCAATGGTGGATTCGAGACCGGTTCGCTGTCGCCCTGGTACGCCTGGAACGGCGCGTCCGTCGTGACCGGCAACGCCCACTCCGGCACCCAGGCGTTGCGTGTCGGCCCGGCACCCGCCTCGGCGGAGCAGCGGATCACCGTCTCCCCGAACACGACGTACCGATTGGCAGGCTGGGCGAAGACCGCCACCGCCGGCGAGGAGGTCCATATCGGGGTGAAGAACTACGGTGGCGCGGCCGCGTACAAGTCCATCACCGACACCGCGTACACCAACGGCTCGGTGTTCTTCACCACCGGCTCCGGCAACACACAGGCGACCATCTACTGCTACAAGCACACCGGCAGCGGCTACGCCTACTGCGACGACATCACCGTCACCAAGTCCTGA
- a CDS encoding LacI family DNA-binding transcriptional regulator, producing the protein MDLSEQGQQDPGPAVSAQRDGSAIPGGHKQHVTRADVAKLAGVSPQTVSRVANGHPSVIGSTRERVLAAMRDLGYRPNSAARALRYGQFKTIGVILYSLSATGHSETVGAIATQAAAEGYAITVIPVDVPTQDSVLGAFTRMGELAVDAVIVFIEVRLLDAGTVKLPPGVRVVIVDSDAGDRYRVVDTDQAGGTRHAVSHLLELGHETVWHVTGPETSYASQRRARTWRTVLEEAGRPVPPPLHGDWTAASGYAAGLKLAEEPGCTAVFAANDHMALGLLHAFQERGKAVPGDISVVGFDDLPESAFFAPSLTTVHQDFAEVGRKSAQEALRQIREHDVPRSGTDLVPTRLVVRRSTAPPPLKR; encoded by the coding sequence ATGGACCTGAGTGAACAGGGACAGCAGGATCCTGGTCCTGCGGTAAGTGCACAGCGAGACGGCTCGGCCATACCGGGCGGGCACAAACAGCACGTCACGAGGGCCGACGTGGCCAAGCTTGCTGGAGTTTCGCCTCAGACCGTGTCAAGAGTCGCCAACGGCCATCCCAGCGTGATCGGTTCGACCCGGGAGCGGGTGCTTGCGGCGATGCGGGACCTGGGCTACCGGCCCAACAGTGCCGCGCGCGCCCTGCGATACGGGCAGTTCAAGACCATCGGCGTGATCCTCTACAGCCTCTCCGCCACCGGCCACAGCGAAACCGTGGGAGCGATCGCGACCCAGGCTGCGGCCGAGGGATACGCGATCACGGTGATCCCCGTCGACGTCCCGACCCAGGACAGTGTGCTGGGCGCCTTCACCCGGATGGGCGAACTGGCCGTCGATGCCGTCATCGTCTTCATCGAGGTCCGCCTGCTCGACGCAGGCACCGTGAAGTTGCCGCCCGGCGTGCGCGTGGTCATTGTGGACTCCGACGCCGGCGACCGTTATCGCGTGGTCGACACGGACCAGGCCGGCGGCACCCGGCATGCCGTCAGTCACCTGCTCGAACTCGGACATGAGACCGTCTGGCACGTGACCGGCCCGGAGACCTCGTACGCTAGCCAGCGCCGAGCCCGGACATGGCGGACCGTGCTCGAGGAAGCCGGACGGCCCGTGCCACCGCCCCTGCACGGCGACTGGACGGCCGCATCGGGCTACGCGGCCGGCCTCAAGCTCGCAGAAGAGCCGGGCTGCACCGCGGTGTTCGCCGCCAACGACCACATGGCACTCGGCCTCCTGCACGCCTTCCAAGAACGAGGCAAGGCCGTCCCCGGCGACATCAGCGTGGTCGGCTTCGACGACCTCCCCGAATCCGCCTTCTTTGCCCCGTCCCTGACCACGGTCCACCAGGACTTCGCCGAGGTGGGCCGGAAAAGTGCCCAGGAGGCTTTGCGGCAGATCCGCGAACACGACGTCCCGCGATCCGGCACTGACCTCGTACCCACGCGCCTGGTGGTCAGGCGCAGCACTGCACCACCGCCCCTGAAGCGGTAA
- a CDS encoding carbohydrate ABC transporter permease has product MIGWQFVGPFMAVFALVFLAPIGYSIYLSLFRTRLIGGTTFVGADNYTEALGDAQFWSAFGRVAMFLAVQVPIMLFLALLLALAIDSGRLYGAGFFRISVFLPYAVPAVVATLMWGFMYGTRFGLIGNINESFGISLPDPLSPDLILASIGNIVTWQFVGYNMLILYSALRVVDPALYEAAEIDGARQLRIVWAIKLPALRAALVIATIFSIIGSFQLFNEPSVLKSLAPNAITTYFTPNLYAYSLSFAGQRFDYSATIAIVMGVITMIIAYAVQLRGMRKEI; this is encoded by the coding sequence TTGATCGGCTGGCAGTTCGTCGGGCCGTTCATGGCGGTGTTCGCGCTGGTCTTCCTCGCGCCAATCGGCTACTCGATCTACCTGAGCCTGTTCCGTACCCGGCTGATCGGCGGAACCACCTTCGTCGGAGCCGACAACTACACCGAGGCGTTGGGCGACGCGCAGTTCTGGTCCGCCTTCGGCCGGGTGGCGATGTTCCTGGCCGTGCAAGTCCCGATCATGTTGTTCCTCGCGCTTCTGCTCGCCCTGGCGATCGACAGCGGGCGTCTGTACGGGGCGGGCTTCTTCCGGATCTCCGTATTCCTGCCCTACGCGGTGCCCGCGGTGGTCGCGACCCTGATGTGGGGCTTCATGTACGGAACTCGCTTCGGCCTGATCGGCAACATCAACGAGTCGTTCGGGATCTCCCTTCCGGATCCGCTGTCACCCGATCTGATCCTCGCGTCGATCGGCAACATCGTGACCTGGCAGTTCGTGGGCTACAACATGCTGATCCTCTATTCGGCGCTGCGAGTGGTCGATCCCGCGCTGTACGAGGCCGCGGAGATCGACGGTGCGCGGCAGCTGCGGATCGTCTGGGCGATCAAGCTCCCCGCGTTACGAGCGGCGCTGGTCATCGCGACGATTTTCTCGATCATCGGCAGCTTCCAGCTGTTCAACGAGCCGAGCGTCCTCAAGAGCCTTGCGCCGAACGCGATCACGACGTACTTCACGCCGAACCTCTACGCCTACTCGCTGTCCTTCGCCGGGCAACGGTTCGACTACTCGGCGACGATCGCCATCGTCATGGGCGTGATCACGATGATCATCGCCTACGCCGTCCAGCTGCGCGGCATGCGGAAGGAAATCTGA
- a CDS encoding carbohydrate ABC transporter permease, with product MATTTSAAAHKSRKGRRSGASSGPRLARHARLASRPTRRSATLTALTAIMLVYTLLPLAWLAINATKTQEDLLDSFGLWLAGDFALFGNIADTFTYNDGIFTRWLINTLLYVVAGAGGATFLATLAGYGLAKFGFPGKKAVFATVIGAVAVPGTALAVPTFLMFSELGLTNTPWAIIIPSLVSPFGLYLMWTFAIDAVPKEVLESARIDGAGELRTFFSISVPLLAPGIVTVLLFNVVATWNNYFLPLIMLKDPDWYPLTLGLNSWNAQASTVGGEAVFNLVITGSLLTIVPLIAAFLLLQRYWQSGLAAGSVKG from the coding sequence ATGGCCACCACGACTTCCGCCGCCGCCCACAAGTCCCGTAAAGGTCGGCGCTCAGGTGCCTCGTCTGGCCCCCGCCTGGCCCGGCATGCTCGGCTCGCGTCCCGCCCGACCCGCCGGAGCGCCACGCTGACCGCCCTGACAGCGATCATGTTGGTCTACACACTGCTTCCACTGGCCTGGCTAGCGATCAACGCCACCAAAACGCAGGAAGACCTGCTCGACTCCTTCGGGCTGTGGCTGGCCGGAGACTTCGCCCTGTTCGGCAACATCGCCGACACTTTCACCTACAACGATGGCATCTTCACCCGCTGGCTGATCAACACCTTGCTTTACGTCGTGGCGGGCGCGGGCGGCGCGACATTCCTCGCAACGCTCGCGGGATACGGGCTGGCGAAGTTCGGCTTCCCCGGCAAGAAGGCCGTGTTCGCCACCGTCATCGGGGCGGTCGCGGTGCCCGGCACCGCACTGGCCGTCCCCACGTTTCTGATGTTCTCCGAGCTGGGGCTGACGAACACCCCGTGGGCGATCATCATCCCCTCGCTGGTGTCGCCGTTCGGCCTCTACCTCATGTGGACCTTCGCCATCGATGCCGTCCCGAAGGAGGTCCTCGAGTCGGCCCGCATCGACGGCGCCGGCGAGCTCCGCACGTTCTTCTCCATCAGCGTGCCGCTGCTGGCCCCCGGAATCGTCACTGTTCTGCTGTTCAACGTGGTCGCGACCTGGAACAACTACTTCCTCCCGCTGATCATGCTGAAGGACCCCGACTGGTATCCGCTGACCCTCGGCCTGAACAGCTGGAACGCCCAGGCCTCCACCGTGGGCGGCGAAGCAGTCTTCAATCTCGTGATCACCGGGTCACTGCTCACCATCGTCCCGCTGATCGCGGCGTTCCTGCTGCTTCAGCGGTACTGGCAGTCGGGGCTGGCCGCCGGAAGCGTGAAAGGTTGA
- a CDS encoding ABC transporter substrate-binding protein, with protein MSLAASACGSSSTNDSSSVKPTTVSDADLQAALDTGGSITVWAWEPTLKQVVSDFQAKYPKVKVNLVNAGTTNDQYTALQNAVKAGSGIPDVAMMEYSALPQFTLANSIADLSTLGADKLEGTFTPGPWDAVHAGTSGIYGLPMDSGPMALFYNKEVFDKHKIAVPATWEEYIAAAKKLHAADPKTYLTADTGDAGFTTSMIWQAGGRPYTVDGTTVSVNFTDPGTQKFTSAWQQMVSGKLVAPIAAWSDSWYKGLGDGTIASLVTGAWMPAPFAAGVKASKGKWRVAPMPQWQAGGKVTAENGGSSLAVMEASPNKKLAYAFLKYVSVDEGAQTRIDQGAFPSTTKHMNSPDFLNKEDPYFGGQQINQILAQSATQVAPGWSYLPFQVYANSIFNDTVGKAYVSGTTLQDGLKSWQDASIKYGQEQGFTVK; from the coding sequence GTGTCCCTTGCAGCCAGCGCCTGCGGCTCCTCCAGCACGAATGACTCCAGCAGCGTCAAGCCCACGACCGTCTCCGACGCCGACCTCCAGGCCGCTCTGGACACCGGCGGCAGCATCACGGTCTGGGCGTGGGAACCGACCCTCAAGCAGGTCGTTAGCGACTTCCAGGCCAAATATCCGAAGGTCAAGGTGAACCTGGTCAACGCCGGCACCACCAACGACCAGTACACGGCCCTGCAGAACGCGGTCAAGGCCGGATCGGGCATCCCCGACGTCGCCATGATGGAGTACTCCGCCCTGCCGCAGTTCACCCTCGCCAACTCCATCGCCGACCTGAGCACCCTCGGCGCGGACAAGCTCGAAGGCACCTTCACCCCCGGCCCATGGGACGCCGTCCACGCGGGTACCAGCGGTATCTACGGACTGCCGATGGACTCCGGCCCGATGGCCCTGTTCTACAACAAAGAGGTCTTCGACAAGCACAAGATCGCGGTGCCGGCCACCTGGGAGGAGTACATCGCCGCGGCCAAGAAGCTGCACGCCGCCGACCCCAAGACGTACCTCACCGCCGATACCGGCGACGCCGGTTTCACCACCAGCATGATCTGGCAGGCCGGCGGCAGGCCCTACACGGTCGACGGCACCACCGTCAGCGTGAACTTCACCGATCCGGGCACCCAGAAGTTCACCTCCGCCTGGCAGCAGATGGTCAGCGGCAAGCTCGTCGCCCCGATCGCCGCCTGGAGCGACAGCTGGTACAAGGGCCTGGGCGACGGCACCATCGCGTCGCTCGTCACCGGCGCGTGGATGCCCGCACCCTTCGCAGCCGGGGTCAAGGCCTCGAAGGGCAAGTGGCGCGTCGCGCCCATGCCGCAGTGGCAGGCAGGCGGCAAGGTCACCGCCGAGAACGGCGGCAGCTCCCTGGCTGTCATGGAGGCGAGCCCCAACAAGAAGCTCGCCTACGCCTTCCTTAAGTACGTCAGCGTCGACGAGGGCGCGCAGACCCGCATCGACCAAGGTGCGTTCCCCTCCACCACCAAGCACATGAACTCCCCGGACTTCCTGAACAAAGAAGATCCGTACTTCGGCGGCCAGCAGATCAACCAGATCCTCGCCCAGTCGGCCACCCAGGTCGCCCCTGGCTGGTCCTACCTGCCCTTCCAGGTCTACGCCAACAGCATCTTCAACGACACCGTCGGCAAGGCCTACGTCTCCGGCACCACTCTGCAGGACGGCCTGAAGTCCTGGCAGGACGCCAGCATCAAGTACGGCCAGGAACAAGGCTTCACTGTCAAGTAA